The proteins below come from a single Sorghum bicolor cultivar BTx623 chromosome 4, Sorghum_bicolor_NCBIv3, whole genome shotgun sequence genomic window:
- the LOC8085552 gene encoding uncharacterized protein LOC8085552, with amino-acid sequence MAAGKKQQQQQQEEEEGVMAAATTEPTVARRLWRVVRAVLYMLRRGLPSGRKLAMDLHLLLHRGKVIAGKALGDRFLASHHHHGHGQGRHAFSSYASGAGAAGGTFSCGALDPSLAVHEPSRRRREVEFSCSNTPSSASGGGALGLLGAAARRRRRRRSSSSRQQQQQHRGDEAEDGGNGYLMQYYNGYDAAEVARVFEMLSDEDGEGEYDDHRRLFFSDDAAPGASSATTTPSPAQSSQALRLACSRQQARLAAGSPSPSDGGASAAAAAQVDRRADEFIRRFYEQLRAQRSAASTPDYYGYAAGTSPYATARPPRPVTAGIA; translated from the coding sequence ATGGCGGCCGggaagaagcagcagcagcagcagcaggaggaggaggagggcgtgATGGCTGCCGCGACGACGGAGCCGACCGTGGCGCGGCGGCTGTGGCGGGTGGTCCGCGCCGTGCTCTACATGCTGCGCCGTGGCCTGCCGTCGGGCCGCAAGCTGGCcatggacctccacctcctcctccaccgcgGCAAGGTCATCGCGGGGAAGGCGCTCGGCGACCGCTTCCTCGcctcccaccaccaccacggccacggccagggTCGTCACGCCTTCTCCTCCTACGCCTCTGGCGCCGGCGCGGCGGGCGGGACGTTCTCGTGCGGCGCGCTGGACCCGAGCCTGGCGGTGCACGAGCCCTCGCGCAGGCGGCGCGAGGTCGAGTTCAGCTGCAGCAACACGCCGTCGTCGGCGTCAGGCGGGGGCGCCCTCGGCCTCCTCGGCGCCGCTGCCAGGCGCCGTCGCCGACgccggagcagcagcagccgccagcagcagcagcagcaccgcgGCGACGAGGCGGAGGACGGCGGCAACGGGTACCTGATGCAGTACTACAACGGCTACGACGCGGCGGAGGTGGCGCGGGTGTTCGAGATGCTGAGCGACGAGGACGGCGAGGGCGAGTACGACGACCACCGCCGGCTCTTCTTCAGCGACGACGCCGCGCCGGGCGCCTCTtcggcgacgacgacgccgtCCCCCGCGCAGTCGTCGCAGGCGTTGCGCCTGGCGTGCAGCAGGCAGCAAGCGCGTCTCGCCGCCGGGTCGCCGTCGCCTTCGGACGGCGGCGcttcagctgctgctgctgcccagGTGGACCGGCGCGCGGACGAGTTCATCCGGCGGTTCTACGAGCAGCTGCGCGCGCAGAGGAGCGCCGCGTCCACACCCGACTACTACGGCTACGCTGCCGGTACCAGCCCCTACGCCACCGCGCGCCCGCCTCGGCCCGTCACCGCCGGCATCGCGTAG
- the LOC8073799 gene encoding kinesin-like protein KIN-14D has protein sequence MFLREPNVPPDPSRRRTDAVGWLRSLFPDLPLPPEATDEDLRAVLANGRLLCALLRRLLPGALLDDAATDNAGRFRAAIQRMGVPTFSAYDLERGEMSTVVTCILALKDRFPSRLGEDHHSPPFLTRCDSEGSRRNMGGKLQRVLTSPIMSESYSPSFGADAYSPSQVFQPKHGYSDLPGSKYSELMKSSSLENAPTQSLLGVLNSILDESIERKNGQIPYRIACLLRKVIAEIERRISTQAGHIRNQNNLIKAREEKYQSRIRVLEALAGGASGQTHVEKDKLEGKGQLSEDDMARLIQYEEDLVRLMKEKEDMVRLLKEKEDMIRLLKEKEDMVRLLKVKEDMGDLNNDKVDRLLKERDETIVRLTQEKEDMIRMLKEKDDTIRLMKDKEDMVHMKTATVEDTQHTTDENKDRLLKEKDDVVVQLTKEKDEIIVQLTKEKEDMIRLLKEKEDIIRLMKEKEDRLNLASGKVEDRKQAIDDDRDRLIKENNNAISKLTFEKAEIAKLLQEKENIIRLMKEKEDKSDLKKGNVDDTKESIGEEADRSIMEKGEIIRLTKEKEDYRNTIMKLKQEFESLRSSYEESSKLLESKKQDVVKLVTDKEMNDNIILQLRQELEATKKLHESESKEDDYRNTIMKLKQEFKSLRSSYEESCKLLESKKEDVVKLVTDKEMNDNIISQLRQELEETKKLHEAETKEKEDYTNTIMKLKQEFETLRSSYEESIKLLESKKEDVVKLVTDKEMNENIILQLRQELEATKKVHEAETQQLKTKATKVNKEFEQRIKEIELMLEDSTKRRRELEESTESRIQFWKEKEIVVNKFVGLQVKNAQELRLSSVSVRLEILNCQKRWFEELSGLGQNLKMVTNAAEKYHAALADNRKLFNEIQELKGNIRVYCRIRPFRPWEDEKSTSVEYIGENGELVLSNPTKKGKEAGKNFTFNKVFGPTTTQDIVFKDIQPLIRSVLDGYNVCIFAYGQTGSGKTHTMMGPENATEKEWGVNYRALNDLFNISHDRRDAIKYELGVQMVEIYNEQIRDLLGIGGSQKKLGIQNTTQPNGLAVPDATMCPVDSTSHVIQLMQTGHNNRSMSATALNERSSRSHSVVTIHVQGQDLKTGNTLRGALHLVDLAGSERVDRSAVTGDRLKEAQHINKSLAALGDVIFSLSQKNAHVPYRNSKLTQVLQTSLGGHAKTLMFVQVNPDVSSYTETLSTLKFAERVSGVELGVARTNKEGKDVKELMDQLSLLKDTIAKKDDEIERLQIANSSNSLLKSTKHGDSVLKHSASSPGMTSLGKVASFGSGAASDLDNFSDISDRHSEAGSMFSTDEARQLGQNFADPGGDSDGRLSDVSDGGIPTGAETDSSVNNVVDQEQEKTSTAGKERLAKAVSRVQKLTVPKVGQASSLRPKPRDPPAPKSSVTTGVRKSTTTQATPPARASSTSKRVP, from the exons ATGTTCCTCCGCGAGCCCAATGTGCCGCCAGACCCAT CAAGGCGGCGGACAGACGCCGTTGGGTGGTTGCGCTCCCTGTTCCCAGATCTACCATTGCCGCCGGAGGCCACCGATGAAGACCTACGCGCCGTGCTCGCCAATGGTAGGCTGCTCTGTGCACTCCTGCGGAGACTCTTGCCCGGTGCACTACTGGACGACGCGGCCACAGACAATGCTGGCAGGTTCCGCGCCGCCATCCAGCGGATGGGCGTGCCCACCTTCAGCGCTTATGACCTCGAGAGG GGGGAAATGTCAACTGTCGTTACCTGCATTCTTGCTCTAAAGGATCGGTTCCCATCACGCCTCGGCGAAGACCACCATAGCCCTCCCTTCCTCACTAGATGTGACAGCGAAGGAAGCAGGAGGAACATGGGAGGCAAGCTGCAAAGGGTACTCACAAGCCCCATTATGTCAG AGTCATACTCTCCTTCCTTTGGAGCCGATGCCTATTCTCCATCACAGGTATTTCAGCCGAAACATGGATATTCTGATCTACCAGGCTCTAAATATTCTGAATTGATGAAATCCTCGAGCTTGGAG AATGCTCCCACTCAGTCACTTTTGGGTGTTTTGAACAGCATCCTCGATGAGAGCATCGAGAGGAAGAATGGACAAATACCTTAT CGCATTGCTTGCTTGCTAAGAAAGGTCATAGCGGAGATTGAAAGGCGTATTTCTACCCAGGCCGGGCACATACGGAAT CAAAATAACCTGATTAAAGCTCGTGAAGAGAAATATCAATCAAGGATAAGAGTGCTAGAAGCATTGGCTGGTGGGGCAAGTGGACAAACACAT GTGGAGAAAGACAAACTTGAAGGCAAGGGCCAACTATCAGAGGATGATATGGCTAGATTAATACAATATGAGGAAGACTTGGTAAGATTgatgaaagaaaaggaagacatGGTTAGGTTGCTTAAAGAGAAGGAAGATATGATCAGGTTGCTGAAGGAGAAGGAAGATATGGTTAGATTGTTGAAGGTCAAGGAAGATATGGGTGATTTGAATAATGATAAAGTAGATAGGTTACTTAAAGAGAGGGATGAAACTATAGTTAGATTGACACAAGAGAAGGAAGATATGATTCGGATGTTGAAGGAGAAGGATGATACAATTAGGCTAATGAAGGATAAGGAAGACATGGTTCATATGAAAACTGCCACTGTCGAAGATACACAACATACAACAGATGAGAATAAAGATAGGTTACTTAAGGAGAAGGATGATGTTGTAGTCCAACTGACAAAAGAGAAGGAtgaaattattgtccaactgacAAAAGAGAAGGAAGACATGATTAGGTTGCTAAAGGAGAAGGAAGATATAATTAGACTAATGAAGGAGAAGGAAGATAGGCTCAACTTAGCTAGTGGCAAGGTTGAGGATAGGAAGCAAGCAATAGATGACGATAGAGATAGGTTGATTAAGGAGAATAATAATGCCATTTCCAAGTTAACATTTGAGAAGGCAGAGATTGCTAAGTTGCTGCAAGAGAAGGAAAATATAATCAGATTGATGAAGGAGAAGGAAGATAAATCTGATTTGAAGAAAGGTAATGTTGACGACACAAAAGAATCAATAGGTGAAGAGGCAGATAGGTCGATAATGGAAAAGGGTGAGATAATTAGGTTGACAAAAGAGAAGGAGGATTATAGAAATACTATTATGAAACTTAAGCAGGAATTCGAATCATTAAGATCATCATATGAGGAGAGCTCCAAGTTGTTAGAATCTAAGAAGCAAGATGTAGTTAAACTTGTCACTGACAAGGAAATGAATGACAACATAATTTTGCAACTCAGGCAAGAACTTGAGGCAACAAAAAAGTTGCATGAGTCGGAGTCAAAAGAGGATGATTATAGAAATACTATTATGAAACTTAAGCAGGAATTCAAATCATTAAGATCATCATATGAGGAGAGCTGCAAGTTGTTAGAATCTAAGAAGGAAGATGTAGTTAAACTTGTCACAGATAAGGAAATGAATGACAACATAATTTCGCAACTCAGGCAAGAACTTGAGGAAACAAAAAAGTTGCATGAGGCAGAGACAAAAGAGAAGGAGGATTATACAAATACTATTATGAAACTTAAGCAGGAATTCGAAACATTAAGATCATCATATGAGGAGAGCATCAAGTTGTTAGAGTCTAAGAAGGAAGATGTAGTCAAACTTGTCACAGACAAGGAAATGAATGAAAACATAATTTTGCAACTCAGGCAAGAACTTGAGGCAACAAAAAAGGTTCATGAGGCAGAGACTCAGCAATTAAAGACCAAAGCTACCAAAGTAAATAAGGAGTTCGAACAGAggataaaagaaatagaactcATGTTAGAAGATTCTACCAAGAGGAGAAGAGAACTTGAAGAATCTACTGAATCTAGAATCCAATTTTGGAAGGAGAAGGAAATAGTGGTAAACAAATTTGTTGGTTTGCAAGTAAAGAATGCTCAG GAATTGAGGCTCTCTTCTGTTTCGGTTAGGCTTGAAATACTAAATTGTCAAAAAAGATGGTTTGAAGAACTTTCTGGCCTTG GACAAAATCTTAAGATGGTAACAAATGCTGCAGAAAAATATCATGCAGCTCTTGCAGATAATAGAAAATTATTCAACGAGATCCAGGAACTGAAAG GAAATATCAGAGTTTATTGCCGGATAAGACCTTTTCGACCCTGGGAGGATGAGAAGTCCACTTCAGTTGAATATATTGGTGAGAATGGTGAACTGGTTTTATCAAACCCTACAAAGAAGGGAAAGGAAGCTGGCAAGAATTTCACTTTCAACAAAGTTTTTGGCCCTACAACTACACAAG ATATAGTTTTCAAGGATATTCAACCACTAATTAGATCAGTTCTTGATGGCTACAATGTTTGCATTTTCGCATATGGTCAAACTGGATCAGGGAAAACCCATACAATG ATGGGGCCTGAAAACGCAACTGAGAAAGAATGGGGCGTCAACTATCGAGCACTAAATGACCTTTTCAATATCTCACATGATCGACGAGACGCAATTAAATATGAACTTGGTGTTCAAATGGTTGAGATCTACAACGAGCAAATACGTGATCTACTTGGTATCGGTGGCTCACAGAAGAA ACTAGGGATCCAGAATACCACCCAGCCCAATGGACTTGCAGTTCCTGACGCAACAATGTGTCCTGTTGATTCGACTTCTCATGTTATTCAACTAATGCAAACAGGGCACAACAATAGATCCATGAGTGCAACAGCCTTGAACGAGAGGAGTAGCAGATCTCACAG TGTTGTGACAATTCATGTCCAGGGCCAGGATTTGAAAACCGGTAACACTTTGCGTGGTGCTCTGCATCTTGTGGACCTTGCAGGAAGTGAAAGGGTGGACCGATCTGCAGTTACAGGAGACAGGCTCAAAGAAGCACAGCACATCAACAAGTCTTTGGCTGCACTCGGGGATGTTATATTTTCTTTGTCACAAAAGAATGCTCATGTACCATACAGAAATAGCAAGCTTACACAAGTCTTACAAACTTCTTTGG GTGGGCATGCAAAGACTCTAATGTTTGTGCAAGTCAACCCAGATGTTTCGTCATACACTGAGACTTTAAGTACACTGAAATTTGCTGAACGTGTGTCTGGGGTAGAACTAGGTGTTGCAAGGACCAACAAGGAGGGCAAAGATGTCAAAGAATTAATGGATCAG CTTTCACTGCTCAAAGATACCATTGCAAAGAAGGATGATGAAATTGAGCGATTGCAAATAGCCAACAGTAGCAACTCCCTACTGAAATCCACGAAACATGGTGACTCTGTGTTGAAGCATTCGGCCTCTTCTCCAGGAATGACATCTCTAGGAAAGGTGGCAAGCTTTGGTAGCGGGGCAGCTTCTGATCTTGACAACTTCTCTGACATCAGTGATAGGCATTCCGAAGCTGGGTCCATGTTTTCTACTGATGAGGCCCGACAGCTGGGCCAGAACTTTGCTGATCCTGGTGGTGATTCAGATGGAAGGCTAAGTGATGTATCAGATGGCGGTATACCCACGGGTGCAGAAACTGACAGTTCAGTTAACAACGTTGTGGACCAAGAACAAGAGAAAACATCCACTGCTGGAAAAGAGCGGTT AGCCAAAGCAGTAAGTCGAGTCCAGAAGCTAACAGTACCAAAAGTTGGCCAAGCATCAAGCTTGCGGCCTAAACCAAGAGATCCTCCTGCTCCTAAATCTTCAG TCACAACTGGTGTGCGAAAAAGTACCACCACTCAAGCAACTCCACCAGCAAGAGCTAGCAGCACTTCAAAACGAGTACCATAA
- the LOC110434532 gene encoding monosaccharide-sensing protein 2-like, translating into MSGAVLVAIAASIGNLLQGWDNATIAGAVLYIKKEFQLQNEPTVEGLIVAMSLIGATIITTFSGPVSDWIGRRPMLILSSILYFLSSLIMLWSPNVYVLLLARLVDGFGIGLAVTLVPLYISETAPPEIRGLLNTLPQFSGSGGMFLSYCMVFGMSLLPSPDWRIMLGVLAIPSLFFFGLTIFYLPESPRWLVSKGRMAEAKKVLQKLRSKEDVSGELSLLVEGLEVGGDTSIEEYIIGPATDAADDHVTDGDKEQITLYGPEEGQSWIARPSKGPSMLGSVLSLASRHGSLVNQSVPLMDPIVTLFGSVHENMPQAGGSMRSTLFPNFGSMFSVTDQHAKNEQWDEENLHRDDEEYASDGAGGDYEDNLHSPLLSRQTTSAEGKDIVHHGHRGSSLSMRRQSLLGEAGEGVSSTDIGGGWQLAWKWSEKEGEDGKKEGGFKRVYLHQEGVPGSRMGSIVSLPGGGDVHEGGEFVHAAALVSQSALFSKDLTEPRMSGAAMINASEVAAKGSSWKDLFEPGVRRALLVGVGIQILQQFAGINGVLYYTPQILEQAGVAVLLSNLGLSSASASILISSLTTLLMLPSIGLAMRLMDLSGRRFLLLGTIPILIASLVILVVSNVIDLGTVAHAALSTVSVIIYFCCFVMGFGPIPNILCAEIFPTRVRGLCIAICALTFWIGDIIVTYSLPVMLNAIGLAGVFGIYAVVCLIAFVFVFLKVPETKGMPLEVITEFFAVGAKQAAAKA; encoded by the exons ATGTCGGGGGCTGTTCTTGTCGCCATCGCCGCCTCCATCGGCAATCTGTTGCAGGGGTGGGACAATGCCACCATCGCAG GTGCTGTTCTGTACATAAAGAAGGAATTCCAATTACAAAATGAGCCCACTGTGGAGGGGCTGATTGTGGCCATGTCACTTATTGGTGCCACCATCATCACTACATTCTCTGGGCCAGTATCAGACTGGATCGGCCGCCGCCCTATGCTCATCCTCTCGTCAATTCTGTACTTTCTCAGCAGCCTCATCATGCTATGGTCCCCTAATGTCTATGTCCTGCTGCTGGCACGCCTCGTAGACGGATTCGGTATTGGCTTGGCTGTCACGCTTGTGCCTTTGTACATTTCAGAAACAGCCCCTCCAGAGATTAGAGGTTTGCTGAATACACTGCCACAGTTCAGTGGATCAGGAGGGATGTTCTTGTCATACTGCATGGTGTTTGGGATGTCACTGTTGCCATCACCTGATTGGAGAATTATGCTTGGGGTGCTCGCGATACCTTCATTGTTCTTCTTTGGATTGACAATATTTTACCTTCCTGAATCCCCAAGATGGCTTGTTAGCAAAGGTCGGATGGCAGAGGCAAAGAAGGTGTTGCAAAAATTACGCAGCAAAGAAGATGTCTCAG GTGAATTGTCCCTTCTTGTTGAAGGGTTGGAGGTTGGAGGAGACACTTCGATTGAAGAGTACATCATTGGCCCTGCCACTGACGCAGCCGATGATCATGTTACTGATGGTGATAAGGAACAAATCACACTTTATGGGCCTGAAGAAGGCCAGTCATGGATTGCTCGACCTTCCAAGGGACCCAGCATGCTTGGAAGTGTACTTTCTCTCGCATCTCGTCATGGCAGCTTGGTGAACCAGAGTGTACCCCTTATGGATCCGATTGTGACACTTTTTGGGAGTGTCCATGAGAATATGCCTCAAGCTGGAGGAAGTATGAGGAGCACATTGTTTCCAAACTTTGGAAGTATGTTCAGTGTCACAGATCAGCATGCCAAAAATGAGCAGTGGGACGAAGAGAATCTTCACAGGGACGATGAGGAGTATGCATCTGATGGTGCAGGAGGTGATTATGAGGACAATCTCCACAGTCCATTGCTGTCCAGGCAGACAACAAGTGCGGAAGGGAAGGACATTGTGCACCATGGTCACCGTGGAAGTTCTTTGAGCATGAGAAGGCAAAGCCTCTTGGGGGAGGCTGGAGAGGGTGTGAGCAGCACTGATATTGGTGGGGGATGGCAGCTTGCATGGAAATGGTCAGAGAAGGAAGGTGAGGATGGTAAGAAGGAAGGTGGTTTCAAAAGAGTCTACTTGCACCAAGAGGGAGTTCCTGGCTCAAGAATGGGCTCAATTGTTTCACTTCCTGGTGGTGGCGATGTTCATGAGGGTGGCGAGTTTGTACATGCTGCTGCTTTAGTAAGCCAGTCAGCACTTTTCTCGAAGGATCTTACCGAACCACGCATGTCTGGTGCTGCCATGATTAACGCATCCGAGGTAGCCGCCAAAGGTTCAAGCTGGAAAGATTTGTTTGAACCTGGTGTGAGGCGTGCCCTGTTAGTCGGTGTTGGAATTCAGATCCTTCAACAG TTTGCTGGAATCAATGGTGTTCTGTACTATACCCCACAAATTCTCGAGCAAGCTGGCGTGGCAGTTCTTCTTTCCAATCTTGGTCTCAGCTCAGCATCAGCATCTATCTTGATCAGTTCTCTCACTACCTTACTGATGCTTCCTAGCATTGGCTTAGCCATGAGACTTATGGATCTTTCTGGAAGAAG GTTTTTGCTGCTAGGCACAATTCCAATCTTGATAGCATCTTTAGTTATCCTGGTCGTGTCCAATGTGATTGACCTGGGTACAGTGGCCCATGCTGCGCTCTCCACAGTCAGTGTCATCATCTACTTCTGCTGCTTTGTCATGGGATTTGGTCCCATCCCCAACATTCTATGTGCAGAGATCTTTCCAACCAGGGTTCGCGGTCTCTGCATTGCCATCTGTGCCTTGACGTTTTGGATTGGAGACATCATTGTCACCTACAGCCTTCCTGTAATGCTGAATGCTATTGGACTAGCAGGTGTTTTTGGCATATATGCAGTCGTATGCTTGATTGCCTTTGTGTTTGTCTTCCTTAAGGTTCCTGAGACAAAGGGAATGCCCCTTGAAGTCATCACTGAGTTCTTTGCAGTTGGTGCGAAGCAAGCGGCTGCAAAAGCCTAA